One segment of Alistipes finegoldii DSM 17242 DNA contains the following:
- a CDS encoding winged helix-turn-helix domain-containing protein, whose product MFKELNPLLHSELRLAVMSILIGVESADFVFIRQQTGATAGNLSVQLDKLAKANYIEIEKTFRGKMPCTVCRITDTGRDAFAEYVAALQTYIRK is encoded by the coding sequence GTGTTTAAAGAACTCAACCCCCTGCTGCATTCCGAACTGCGTCTGGCCGTGATGTCGATCCTCATTGGGGTCGAAAGCGCCGATTTCGTCTTCATCCGGCAGCAGACCGGAGCCACGGCGGGCAACCTTTCGGTACAGCTGGACAAGCTGGCGAAAGCGAATTACATCGAAATCGAAAAGACCTTCCGGGGCAAGATGCCCTGCACCGTCTGCCGCATCACCGACACGGGACGCGACGCCTTCGCCGAATACGTCGCGGCGTTGCAGACCTATATCCGGAAATAA
- a CDS encoding LysO family transporter has product MLVLFAVIFGGIVTGRLLQSRRLAFVSRLIAVIIWALLFLLGLEVGSDPAVVGGMATLGRTAFVIFVFSVAGSIGASWLLWRRIRGRSASGTEGTGANPASAGSVSGRELGTGGGGCGANCSSGTVADISSETFPNPAACGASCSAEPSDSAVGRVSCSPEPSEPALFRAPCSPQSSEPTACEPTPAPACPASDPEKPLSMWNALKGSLVIVAFFVAGCVAGLFALVPFDVAGARVSTYVLYALMFCVGVTLGHDETLAGRVRRLDPRLALLPVMTAVGTLAGAALATPLLPPLAVTDTLAVGSGFGYYSLSSIFIADFRGAELGTVALLCNVMREIFTLLAAPLVVRWCGPLAAVSIGGATTFDTTLPVITQAAGKPYAVVSIFHGCTLDFSVPFLVTFFCTL; this is encoded by the coding sequence ATGCTTGTTCTTTTCGCCGTCATTTTCGGAGGAATCGTCACGGGGCGCCTGCTGCAAAGCCGGCGCCTCGCCTTCGTCTCCCGGCTGATCGCCGTCATCATCTGGGCGTTGTTGTTCCTGCTCGGACTGGAGGTCGGTTCCGATCCCGCCGTCGTGGGCGGCATGGCGACGCTGGGGCGTACCGCCTTCGTGATCTTCGTCTTCTCGGTCGCGGGAAGCATCGGGGCTTCGTGGCTGTTGTGGCGGCGTATCCGGGGCCGCAGTGCTTCCGGGACGGAGGGCACCGGGGCAAATCCGGCATCTGCAGGCTCTGTTTCGGGCCGGGAACTTGGGACCGGAGGCGGGGGCTGCGGTGCGAATTGCTCTTCCGGGACTGTTGCGGATATATCTTCCGAAACGTTCCCGAATCCGGCGGCGTGTGGCGCGTCATGCTCTGCTGAACCTTCGGATTCAGCGGTGGGTCGCGTGTCATGCTCGCCCGAACCTTCGGAGCCGGCATTGTTTCGCGCGCCGTGTTCTCCCCAATCTTCGGAACCGACGGCGTGCGAGCCGACGCCCGCGCCTGCTTGTCCGGCATCCGATCCGGAAAAGCCGCTGTCGATGTGGAATGCACTGAAAGGGAGTCTGGTGATCGTCGCCTTCTTCGTCGCCGGATGCGTCGCGGGACTTTTCGCTCTCGTGCCGTTCGATGTCGCCGGGGCGCGCGTCAGCACGTATGTTCTCTATGCGCTGATGTTTTGTGTCGGCGTGACGCTGGGCCATGATGAAACCCTTGCGGGACGTGTCCGGCGGCTCGATCCGCGGCTGGCGCTGCTGCCCGTGATGACTGCCGTCGGAACGCTGGCGGGCGCGGCTCTCGCGACGCCGCTTCTGCCGCCGCTGGCCGTGACCGATACGCTGGCCGTCGGTTCGGGTTTCGGCTATTATTCGCTGTCGAGCATCTTTATCGCCGATTTCCGGGGCGCGGAGCTGGGAACCGTCGCTCTGCTATGCAACGTCATGCGCGAGATCTTCACGCTGCTGGCCGCGCCGCTGGTCGTCCGTTGGTGCGGACCGCTGGCGGCCGTCTCGATCGGCGGTGCGACCACCTTCGACACCACGCTGCCCGTCATCACGCAGGCGGCCGGAAAGCCCTATGCCGTGGTTTCGATTTTCCACGGCTGCACGCTCGATTTCAGCGTTCCGTTTCTGGTGACGTTTTTCTGTACGCTGTAA
- a CDS encoding GNAT family N-acetyltransferase produces MEKKHELIDNAAEKRYEFDLDGDLAMIEYIKAQGFIVLTHTEVPEKYEGQGIGSELTRAVLEDLRAKKLPMIPQCPFVAQYIYRHPEWADVVLKEVPAK; encoded by the coding sequence ATGGAAAAGAAACACGAACTGATCGACAACGCTGCGGAAAAGCGATACGAATTCGACCTCGACGGGGACCTCGCCATGATCGAATACATCAAGGCGCAGGGATTCATCGTCCTGACGCACACCGAGGTTCCCGAAAAATACGAAGGACAGGGCATCGGCTCGGAGCTGACGCGCGCCGTATTGGAGGATCTCCGCGCCAAAAAACTGCCGATGATCCCCCAGTGCCCCTTTGTGGCACAATACATCTACCGCCATCCCGAATGGGCGGACGTGGTGCTGAAGGAAGTACCCGCCAAATAA
- the mutY gene encoding A/G-specific adenine glycosylase — protein sequence MDNISDILLDWYARHGRDLPWRRTRDPYRIWLSEVILQQTRVAQGMDYYLRFTERFPDVGSLAAAPEDEVLKLWQGLGYYSRACNLHAAARQVAERFGGVFPRSYDEVRSLRGVGDYTAAAVCSAAYDAPCAVLDGNVFRVLARLFDIDLPIDSTAGKRTFAELAQTQLDMRCPGRYNQAVMDFGALQCTPAQPGCADCPLAARCLALAAGTVAERPVKQAKTKVRDRWFNYLHVTCGDRTLLRRRGEGDIWQGLYEFPMIETDRAADFSELTDSEEFRTVLGGVEWRLLRSVAMPKHQLSHQTLHAVFHRFEIFSPVDFPSVPTATLGDYAVPRLIDRYLDRQP from the coding sequence ATGGACAACATTTCCGATATATTGCTGGACTGGTACGCCCGACACGGCCGCGATCTGCCTTGGAGACGCACCCGCGATCCTTACCGCATCTGGCTTTCCGAAGTTATCCTCCAGCAGACCCGCGTCGCACAGGGCATGGACTATTACCTGCGCTTCACGGAGCGCTTTCCCGACGTCGGGTCGCTGGCCGCCGCTCCGGAGGACGAGGTGCTCAAGTTGTGGCAGGGACTCGGCTATTACAGCCGTGCGTGCAACCTGCACGCTGCGGCGCGGCAGGTCGCGGAGCGGTTCGGAGGCGTGTTTCCCCGGTCTTACGACGAGGTCCGCTCGCTGCGGGGCGTCGGCGACTATACCGCCGCGGCCGTCTGCTCGGCCGCTTACGACGCTCCCTGCGCCGTGCTCGACGGCAATGTTTTCCGGGTGCTGGCGCGGCTTTTCGATATCGACCTTCCGATCGACTCCACGGCCGGAAAGCGCACGTTCGCTGAATTGGCGCAAACGCAGCTCGATATGCGTTGTCCGGGGCGTTACAATCAGGCCGTCATGGATTTCGGGGCGCTGCAATGCACTCCGGCGCAGCCCGGATGCGCCGACTGTCCGCTTGCGGCGCGCTGTCTGGCTCTGGCCGCAGGAACGGTTGCGGAGCGTCCCGTCAAGCAGGCGAAAACCAAGGTGCGCGACCGTTGGTTCAACTACCTGCACGTCACATGCGGCGACCGGACCTTGTTGCGGCGGCGCGGGGAAGGCGACATCTGGCAGGGATTGTACGAGTTTCCGATGATCGAGACGGACCGTGCGGCGGATTTCTCGGAACTAACCGATTCGGAAGAGTTCCGAACCGTGTTGGGTGGCGTCGAATGGCGTCTGCTGCGGAGCGTTGCAATGCCGAAACACCAGCTCTCGCACCAGACGCTGCATGCCGTGTTCCACCGCTTCGAGATCTTTTCCCCTGTGGATTTCCCCTCCGTGCCGACCGCCACGCTGGGCGACTATGCCGTGCCGCGGCTGATCGACCGCTATCTGGACCGGCAGCCGTGA
- a CDS encoding DUF2141 domain-containing protein → MKAWKLVLTVIFALASVAAAAKTLEITVTDIRSDKGNVLAMAKVAGHEQPVYGMSPAKRGEVVVTLEGIDAETAEVSLLHDEDGDYKMKTGERGPAEGYAAKKRALPAERNAVTIRLRYPAAE, encoded by the coding sequence ATGAAAGCATGGAAACTCGTCCTGACCGTCATTTTTGCGCTGGCATCCGTTGCCGCCGCGGCCAAAACCCTTGAAATCACCGTAACGGACATCCGCAGCGACAAAGGCAATGTTCTGGCGATGGCGAAAGTCGCCGGACATGAACAGCCCGTATACGGCATGTCGCCCGCCAAGAGGGGCGAAGTCGTGGTAACGCTCGAAGGCATCGACGCCGAAACGGCCGAGGTATCGCTCCTCCACGACGAGGACGGCGACTACAAAATGAAGACGGGCGAACGCGGCCCGGCCGAAGGCTATGCCGCGAAAAAGCGCGCCCTGCCCGCAGAGCGGAACGCCGTGACGATACGCCTCCGCTACCCTGCCGCGGAATAA
- a CDS encoding sialate O-acetylesterase, whose product MKRILLLFIALAAVWGAAAKIRLPEIIGNDMVLQQNAEVRLWGWAEPHAAVKVETSWGAGAAVKSDADGRWAVSVRTPAGSYEPQRITFASGDRVTFDRVLIGEVWFAGGQSNMEMPLGGFWQCPVTDANEIIARAGAKSGKLHYVKIPHAAAYTPQDRTAGSWTPCTTATAAKFTAAGYFFAEMLNDVLGVPVGIIDCSWGGSRVESWMSREVLSGYSDIDLTEEGISRVAQHLRPMVMYNAMLRPVAGYTVRGFLWYQGESNVGRYMDYAARLADMVSLWRGLWGRDDLPFYYVEIAPFEYGNGKSPYLREAQCRAQELIPNSGMICTNDLVEPYEFCNVHPKNKRDVGYRLAFMALNKTYGMKEIACQSPQYESMEIRDGKAHVRFKYMDQGFNRMADIRGFEICGADKVFYPADAVVENQFALVVSSEKVPEPVAVRYCFRDFQPGNLADTRELPVVPFRTDDF is encoded by the coding sequence ATGAAAAGAATCCTCCTGCTTTTTATCGCCCTTGCGGCCGTATGGGGCGCCGCGGCTAAAATCCGGCTGCCCGAAATCATCGGCAACGACATGGTGCTTCAGCAGAATGCCGAGGTCCGGTTGTGGGGCTGGGCCGAGCCGCATGCCGCGGTGAAAGTCGAGACCTCGTGGGGCGCCGGAGCCGCCGTGAAAAGCGACGCCGACGGCCGCTGGGCCGTATCGGTCCGGACGCCGGCCGGAAGTTACGAGCCGCAGCGGATTACCTTCGCCAGCGGCGACCGCGTGACGTTCGACCGCGTGCTGATCGGCGAAGTGTGGTTCGCCGGAGGGCAGAGCAATATGGAGATGCCGCTCGGCGGTTTCTGGCAGTGTCCGGTTACGGATGCGAACGAGATCATCGCCCGCGCGGGCGCCAAAAGCGGAAAACTCCATTATGTGAAGATTCCGCATGCCGCAGCCTATACGCCGCAGGACCGGACGGCCGGAAGCTGGACGCCCTGCACGACCGCTACTGCGGCGAAATTCACCGCTGCGGGTTACTTCTTCGCCGAAATGCTCAACGACGTGCTCGGCGTTCCGGTCGGCATCATCGACTGCTCGTGGGGCGGAAGCCGCGTCGAAAGCTGGATGAGCCGCGAAGTGCTGAGCGGTTATTCGGACATCGACCTGACCGAAGAGGGAATCTCCCGCGTCGCGCAGCACCTGCGTCCGATGGTCATGTACAATGCCATGCTCCGTCCTGTGGCGGGCTATACCGTCCGCGGATTCCTCTGGTATCAGGGCGAATCGAACGTCGGCCGCTACATGGATTACGCCGCGCGGCTGGCCGATATGGTCTCGTTGTGGCGCGGATTGTGGGGGCGGGACGACCTGCCGTTCTATTACGTCGAGATCGCTCCCTTCGAGTACGGCAACGGGAAGTCGCCCTACCTGCGCGAAGCGCAGTGCCGGGCGCAGGAGTTGATTCCCAACAGCGGCATGATCTGCACCAACGATCTGGTGGAGCCTTATGAGTTTTGCAATGTCCACCCGAAGAACAAGCGGGACGTGGGGTACCGGCTGGCTTTCATGGCGCTGAACAAGACCTACGGGATGAAGGAGATCGCCTGCCAAAGCCCGCAGTACGAGTCGATGGAGATCCGCGACGGCAAGGCCCATGTCAGGTTCAAGTATATGGATCAGGGTTTCAACCGGATGGCCGACATCCGCGGATTCGAGATCTGCGGCGCCGACAAGGTATTTTATCCGGCCGATGCGGTCGTCGAAAACCAGTTCGCTCTGGTCGTTTCGTCGGAGAAAGTGCCGGAACCCGTGGCCGTGCGCTACTGCTTCCGCGATTTCCAGCCGGGCAATCTGGCCGATACCCGCGAACTGCCGGTCGTTCCTTTCCGTACGGACGATTTCTGA
- a CDS encoding HAD-IIA family hydrolase: protein MATFDKFRSVYTHDELMERLRGIKHVALDMDGTIYMGMSLFPYTKPFLEGLKELGIGYSFLTNNPSKSIADYLHKLETLGIHATREEMYTTALATIDYIKQHYPAAKRLFLLGTPSMISEFEAAGFESAADSADDVPDVIVAAFDMTLQYDRLCRAAWWVSQGVPYIATNPDRVCPTDQPTVLVDCGSICACIGHATGRRPDITLGKPDPNMLSGILSRHGLKPDQIAMVGDRIYTDVAMAHNAKAMGVLVLSGETTLDVADKADPQPHITADSIEVLGRLIREAHGK from the coding sequence ATGGCAACATTCGACAAATTCCGCTCGGTTTACACACACGACGAACTGATGGAGCGGCTGCGCGGCATCAAACACGTGGCGCTCGACATGGACGGCACGATCTACATGGGCATGTCGCTCTTCCCCTACACCAAACCCTTCCTCGAAGGGCTGAAAGAGCTGGGAATCGGCTATTCGTTCCTGACCAACAACCCCTCCAAATCCATCGCCGACTACCTACACAAACTCGAAACGCTGGGCATCCATGCCACACGCGAGGAGATGTATACGACGGCGCTGGCGACCATCGACTACATCAAACAACACTACCCCGCAGCCAAACGGCTCTTCCTGCTCGGCACGCCGAGCATGATCTCGGAGTTCGAAGCTGCCGGGTTCGAATCGGCGGCGGATTCGGCCGACGACGTGCCCGACGTAATCGTCGCGGCGTTCGACATGACGCTGCAATACGACCGGCTCTGCCGCGCGGCATGGTGGGTGTCGCAGGGCGTACCCTACATCGCCACCAATCCCGACCGCGTATGCCCCACCGACCAGCCGACGGTGCTGGTGGACTGCGGCTCGATCTGCGCCTGCATCGGGCATGCCACGGGACGGCGTCCCGACATCACGCTCGGCAAGCCCGATCCCAACATGCTTTCGGGCATCCTTTCGCGCCACGGCCTCAAGCCCGACCAGATCGCCATGGTCGGCGACCGCATCTACACCGACGTGGCGATGGCCCACAACGCCAAAGCGATGGGAGTGCTGGTGCTTTCAGGCGAAACGACGCTCGACGTAGCCGACAAAGCCGATCCGCAGCCGCACATCACCGCAGACAGCATCGAAGTGCTGGGCCGGCTGATCCGCGAGGCGCACGGCAAATAG
- a CDS encoding purple acid phosphatase family protein → MKNTLFLLTCFLASLPASPAFSQPSARIAGGPYLQNVTEDGFTVIWTTTTDAAAWVETAPDDGTHFYAVERPKYYDSHLGRRRLGKLHRVRVGGLEPGKTYRYRIMQQAVLSDEGNKRVVLGEGYGSDILKHAPYPVTTPSADRNELEFWMVNDIHGRDSVFQLLIGDAPRQKPDFVCLNGDLLNSIESEKALFEGFLASASELLTPAGIPLVVMRGNHDGRGKFARHWLDYFPTPTGESYYTFRRGPVFFVVLDGCEDKPDSDIRYYGLSTADAYREQQAQWLRGVVAGEEFRSAPYRIVLIHMPPNKGRGWHGELEIERLFLPILDGSGIDLMLCGHYHRYQWIDDRSRGADFPILINSNNDKTVVKADEKGIDIRVVDTAGNVLKEHKITKNNR, encoded by the coding sequence ATGAAAAATACGCTATTTCTATTAACTTGCTTTTTAGCATCATTACCCGCAAGTCCGGCATTTTCACAACCGTCGGCACGCATCGCCGGAGGTCCCTACCTCCAGAACGTGACCGAGGACGGATTCACCGTAATCTGGACGACAACGACGGACGCGGCGGCGTGGGTCGAAACGGCCCCCGATGACGGAACGCACTTCTATGCCGTCGAACGCCCCAAATACTACGACTCGCACCTCGGACGGCGGCGTCTGGGCAAACTGCACCGGGTGCGCGTCGGCGGACTCGAACCGGGCAAAACCTACCGCTACCGCATCATGCAGCAGGCCGTGCTCAGCGACGAAGGCAACAAACGGGTCGTATTGGGCGAGGGCTACGGCAGCGACATACTCAAACACGCGCCCTATCCCGTCACAACGCCCAGCGCGGACCGGAACGAGCTGGAATTCTGGATGGTGAACGACATCCACGGCCGCGATTCCGTCTTCCAGCTGCTTATCGGGGACGCACCGCGCCAGAAGCCCGACTTCGTATGCCTGAACGGCGACCTGCTGAATTCGATCGAATCGGAGAAGGCGCTTTTCGAAGGATTCCTCGCATCGGCGTCGGAGCTGCTCACCCCGGCGGGCATTCCGCTCGTCGTGATGCGCGGCAACCACGACGGACGCGGCAAGTTCGCCCGGCACTGGCTCGACTACTTCCCCACGCCGACCGGCGAAAGTTACTATACGTTCCGCCGCGGTCCCGTCTTCTTCGTCGTACTCGACGGCTGCGAGGACAAACCCGACAGCGACATCCGCTATTACGGGCTTTCGACCGCCGACGCTTACCGCGAACAGCAGGCGCAGTGGCTCAGGGGCGTAGTCGCCGGCGAAGAGTTCCGGTCGGCGCCCTACCGCATCGTCCTGATCCACATGCCGCCCAACAAGGGACGCGGCTGGCACGGCGAGCTGGAGATCGAACGGCTGTTTCTCCCGATACTCGACGGAAGCGGCATAGACCTGATGCTCTGCGGCCACTACCACCGTTACCAATGGATCGACGACCGGAGCCGCGGCGCCGATTTCCCGATCCTGATCAATTCCAACAACGACAAAACGGTCGTCAAGGCCGACGAAAAGGGCATCGACATCCGGGTAGTCGATACGGCAGGCAATGTGCTGAAAGAACACAAGATTACGAAAAACAACCGATAA
- a CDS encoding glycerophosphodiester phosphodiesterase family protein has protein sequence MKTFRLLTALTLGTLLWGCAESGKKAEGPFYTDIESRAQLHDWFRYAPERPIVVSGHRGGMVTGYPENCIESFEKTLSMMPSFFEIDPRLTKDSVIVLMHDATIDRTTTGTGKVSDYTFEELQQFFLKDREGNVTPYKIPTLEECIVWSRGKTILNLDIKDVPLEVMSDFINRLAPANVMYTVRNARQARTYLDRDPQAMFSCWCKNMKEFGEYAEERIPWSQMMAYVGTMMLPDQQELYDKLHEKGVMCMISLAPTHDRRATDAEKIKGYELEIPTGCDVIETDYPYLFQHLNLTRK, from the coding sequence ATGAAAACTTTCAGACTACTGACAGCCCTTACGCTGGGCACCCTGCTGTGGGGATGCGCCGAAAGCGGCAAAAAGGCCGAAGGACCTTTTTACACCGACATCGAAAGCCGCGCCCAGCTGCACGACTGGTTCCGGTACGCACCGGAGCGTCCGATCGTCGTCAGCGGCCACCGCGGCGGCATGGTGACGGGCTATCCCGAAAACTGCATCGAATCCTTCGAGAAGACCCTCTCGATGATGCCTTCGTTCTTCGAAATCGACCCGCGCCTGACCAAGGACAGCGTGATCGTGCTGATGCACGACGCCACGATCGACCGCACGACCACCGGCACGGGCAAGGTGTCGGACTACACCTTCGAAGAGTTGCAGCAGTTCTTCCTCAAGGACCGCGAAGGCAACGTCACGCCCTATAAGATTCCGACGCTCGAAGAGTGCATCGTCTGGAGCCGGGGCAAGACCATCCTCAACCTCGACATCAAGGACGTGCCGCTGGAGGTGATGTCGGACTTCATCAACCGGCTGGCGCCCGCCAACGTAATGTACACCGTGCGCAACGCCCGGCAGGCCCGCACCTACTTGGACCGCGACCCGCAGGCGATGTTCTCGTGCTGGTGCAAGAACATGAAGGAGTTCGGCGAATACGCCGAAGAGCGCATTCCGTGGTCGCAGATGATGGCCTATGTCGGCACGATGATGCTCCCCGACCAGCAGGAGCTTTACGACAAGCTGCACGAGAAGGGCGTGATGTGCATGATTTCGCTCGCCCCGACCCACGACCGGCGGGCGACCGACGCCGAGAAAATCAAAGGTTACGAACTCGAAATCCCCACGGGATGCGACGTGATCGAAACCGACTATCCCTACCTGTTCCAGCATCTCAATCTAACACGAAAATAA
- a CDS encoding 2TM domain-containing protein: protein MELTNTSPDKRRLFGRWFARRITTYLVVCAFLAFVNWQTSPHYWWVAWVAAGWGLNLVLSLVWYLTDCDDENNYR, encoded by the coding sequence ATGGAACTCACGAACACCTCCCCGGACAAACGCCGCCTTTTCGGCCGCTGGTTCGCACGCCGCATCACCACCTACCTCGTAGTCTGCGCATTCCTCGCCTTCGTCAACTGGCAGACCTCGCCCCATTACTGGTGGGTGGCATGGGTCGCAGCAGGATGGGGGCTGAATCTGGTGCTGTCGCTGGTCTGGTATCTCACCGACTGCGACGACGAAAACAATTACCGCTAA
- the zupT gene encoding zinc transporter ZupT — protein sequence MEHNILIPLLLTLGAGLATGIGSAIAFFARRTNKRLLSFSLGLSGGVMIYVSFVELFQQAQTTLSEEWGAHTGIIVTVVSFFAGILLIGVIDRLVPSFENPHEAHMVEEMDKQPRNPKLMRMGMMTALAIGIHNFPEGIATFTSAVDNMALGVAIAVAIAIHNIPEGIAVSIPIFYATGDRKKAFKLSLLSGLAEPVGALLAYLVLMPFMSPTLMGCILAGVAGIMVFISIDELLPAAREYGEAHISIYGVVAGMALMAVSLILLA from the coding sequence ATGGAGCACAATATTCTCATCCCGCTGCTGCTGACGCTCGGAGCCGGTCTGGCCACCGGCATCGGCAGCGCGATCGCCTTTTTCGCCCGCCGCACCAACAAGCGGCTGCTGTCGTTCTCGCTCGGACTGTCGGGCGGCGTGATGATCTACGTCTCGTTCGTCGAGTTGTTCCAGCAGGCGCAGACAACTCTTTCGGAGGAGTGGGGCGCGCATACGGGGATAATCGTCACCGTGGTCAGCTTCTTCGCGGGCATCCTGCTCATCGGCGTCATCGACCGGCTGGTTCCCTCGTTCGAGAACCCCCACGAGGCCCACATGGTCGAGGAGATGGACAAACAACCCCGCAACCCCAAACTGATGCGCATGGGCATGATGACGGCGCTGGCCATCGGCATCCACAACTTCCCGGAAGGTATCGCCACCTTCACGTCGGCCGTGGACAACATGGCGCTGGGCGTGGCAATCGCCGTGGCGATCGCCATCCACAACATTCCCGAAGGCATTGCGGTCTCGATTCCGATCTTCTACGCCACGGGCGACCGCAAAAAGGCGTTCAAACTCTCGCTGCTGTCGGGACTCGCCGAGCCGGTCGGCGCACTGCTGGCCTATCTGGTGCTGATGCCCTTCATGTCGCCGACGCTGATGGGCTGCATACTGGCCGGAGTCGCGGGCATCATGGTCTTCATCTCGATCGACGAACTGCTGCCCGCAGCCCGCGAATACGGCGAAGCTCACATTTCGATTTACGGCGTGGTGGCCGGCATGGCGCTCATGGCCGTCAGCCTGATTCTGCTTGCATAG
- a CDS encoding calcium/sodium antiporter → MDILLLIVGLGLILAGANFLTDGSAAVAQRFRVPEFIIGLTIVAVGTSTPELVVSVLSAAAGNSDVAIGNVVGSNLFNVFLILGVCALIRPLPLTRSNIRRDIPFGMAASLILLAVTSDRLICAGAADRIGRIDGIVMVALYIALMWFTIRTTKRPEAVPADAGAKKPAALWLAVVMIAGGLAGLIFGGDMFLKSATEIARRLGISESVIAITLVAGGTSLPELASSVVSLLKGKSEMALGNVIGSNIANILLILGVSATIRPLTMGGITTTDILMVVLSSLLLLLTAFTFRRKQIDRWEGAIFLMIYVAYIWYLIR, encoded by the coding sequence ATGGACATTCTGCTGCTGATCGTCGGACTGGGACTGATTCTCGCCGGCGCAAATTTCCTGACGGACGGCTCGGCCGCCGTCGCGCAACGCTTCCGGGTTCCGGAATTCATCATCGGCCTGACGATCGTCGCCGTAGGCACCTCGACGCCCGAACTGGTCGTCTCGGTACTCTCGGCCGCGGCGGGCAACAGCGACGTGGCGATCGGAAACGTCGTCGGCTCGAACCTCTTCAACGTCTTTCTGATCCTCGGCGTCTGCGCCCTGATCCGGCCGCTGCCCCTCACCCGGAGCAACATCCGGCGCGACATTCCCTTCGGCATGGCCGCGTCGCTGATCCTGCTGGCCGTCACTTCGGACCGCCTGATATGTGCGGGGGCGGCGGACAGAATCGGCCGCATCGACGGCATCGTCATGGTGGCGCTCTACATTGCGCTGATGTGGTTCACGATCCGCACCACGAAACGGCCCGAAGCGGTGCCCGCCGATGCCGGCGCCAAAAAGCCGGCGGCCCTCTGGCTGGCGGTCGTCATGATCGCCGGAGGACTCGCCGGGCTGATTTTCGGCGGCGACATGTTCCTGAAAAGCGCCACGGAGATCGCCCGCAGGCTGGGCATCAGCGAATCGGTTATCGCCATTACGCTCGTCGCGGGCGGCACATCGCTGCCCGAACTGGCCTCGTCGGTCGTATCGCTGCTCAAAGGCAAGTCAGAAATGGCGCTGGGCAACGTCATCGGGTCCAACATCGCCAACATACTGCTGATCCTCGGCGTGAGCGCGACGATCCGCCCGCTGACGATGGGCGGCATCACGACGACCGACATTCTGATGGTGGTGCTAAGCTCCCTGCTGTTGCTGCTGACGGCGTTCACCTTCCGCAGGAAGCAGATCGACCGCTGGGAGGGCGCGATCTTCCTGATGATATACGTCGCCTATATCTGGTATCTGATACGCTGA